From the Billgrantia sulfidoxydans genome, one window contains:
- a CDS encoding class I SAM-dependent rRNA methyltransferase: MTQTLRLKKNADRRLKAGHLWLYSNEVDTEATPLKGLEPGAQVVVEAAGGKAMGVAYVNPNSLICARVVSRDPGMRLDRSLLVHRFNQALALRQRLYAKPFYRLVHGEGDLLPGLVVDRFDDVLVVQLNTLGMERLAEEVVAALDKVLSPRVIVFKNDSSGRRQEQLERQVTVAKGELDGPVLMEENGVRFHAPVLDGQKTGWFFDHRANRAWLNGLVAGKRVLDLFSYVGGWGVQAAAHGAREVLCVDASAQALERVAENAALNGLHDQVAVGEADAFEALAALKADGEQFDVVILDPPAFIKKRKDIPNGERAYARLNREAMRLLGRDGLLLSASCSMHLAPERLVDVVRGAVRHQDRHGQVIYQGHQAADHPVHPAIPETAYLKALGVRVFRD; this comes from the coding sequence CGCTCAAGGGCCTCGAGCCGGGCGCCCAGGTGGTGGTCGAGGCCGCGGGCGGCAAGGCCATGGGCGTGGCCTACGTCAACCCCAACTCGCTGATCTGCGCCCGGGTGGTGTCGCGCGACCCCGGCATGCGCCTCGACCGTTCGCTGCTGGTGCACCGCTTCAACCAGGCGTTGGCCCTGCGCCAGCGGCTCTACGCCAAGCCGTTCTACCGCCTGGTGCACGGCGAGGGCGACCTGCTGCCGGGGCTGGTGGTGGACCGCTTCGACGACGTGCTGGTGGTGCAGCTCAATACCCTGGGCATGGAGCGCCTGGCCGAGGAGGTCGTGGCCGCGCTCGACAAGGTGCTCTCGCCACGGGTCATCGTGTTCAAGAATGACTCCTCCGGGCGGCGCCAGGAGCAGCTCGAGCGCCAGGTCACCGTGGCCAAGGGCGAACTCGACGGCCCCGTGCTGATGGAAGAGAACGGCGTGCGCTTCCACGCGCCGGTGCTCGACGGGCAGAAGACCGGCTGGTTCTTCGATCACCGCGCCAACCGCGCCTGGCTCAATGGCCTGGTGGCCGGCAAGCGGGTGCTCGACCTGTTCAGCTACGTCGGCGGCTGGGGTGTGCAGGCGGCGGCCCACGGCGCCCGCGAGGTGCTGTGCGTGGACGCCAGCGCCCAGGCGCTGGAACGGGTGGCCGAGAATGCGGCCCTGAACGGCCTGCACGATCAGGTGGCGGTAGGCGAAGCCGACGCCTTCGAGGCGCTGGCGGCGCTCAAGGCCGACGGCGAGCAGTTCGACGTGGTGATCCTCGACCCCCCGGCCTTCATCAAGAAGCGCAAGGACATTCCCAACGGTGAGCGCGCCTATGCCAGGCTCAACCGCGAGGCGATGCGCCTGCTGGGACGCGATGGCCTGCTGCTGTCGGCCTCCTGCTCCATGCACCTGGCGCCGGAGCGGCTGGTGGACGTGGTACGCGGCGCGGTGCGCCACCAGGATCGTCATGGGCAGGTGATCTACCAGGGTCACCAGGCGGCGGACCATCCGGTACACCCGGCGATTCCCGAGACGGCTTATCTGAAGGCGCTCGGCGTCAGGGTTTTCAGGGATTGA
- a CDS encoding DUF2007 domain-containing protein, translating into MGGYVRVFAHSNALLVSHVRNLLAAAGIPVELRNMVLGGGAGELPLGECEPEVWVAPHNRERAEALIHEAMTGGSEAPGWTCSGCGEALEGVFEACWRCGATRD; encoded by the coding sequence GTGGGCGGCTACGTTCGTGTCTTCGCGCACTCCAACGCGCTGCTGGTCAGCCACGTGCGCAACCTGCTGGCGGCGGCGGGAATTCCCGTGGAGCTGCGCAACATGGTGCTGGGCGGCGGTGCGGGCGAGCTGCCGCTGGGCGAGTGCGAGCCCGAGGTATGGGTGGCGCCACACAACCGTGAACGCGCCGAGGCGCTGATCCACGAGGCCATGACGGGCGGCAGTGAAGCGCCGGGCTGGACCTGTTCCGGCTGTGGCGAGGCGTTGGAGGGAGTGTTCGAGGCCTGTTGGCGCTGCGGTGCGACGAGGGACTGA